A single region of the Sphingomonas sp. LY29 genome encodes:
- a CDS encoding ankyrin repeat domain-containing protein produces MRRSALVRQGGKIKAKGIEMRDWGTAAVTAIMIATAGPALGQAMNGSEGEAFLTAVKEGDASKALPMIDSSGGRIVNFRGFAGDTALHIATRQRETDWVGHLLGKGADPNIGDRNGDTPMILAARIGMSDAVGWMLARNARVDTANKRGETALIVAVQARQPDIVEMLLEAGADADKSDFAAGYSARDYAKRDSRNPRILKLIETVKSTRRKAAGPNL; encoded by the coding sequence ATGAGGCGCTCAGCCTTGGTGCGGCAGGGCGGCAAGATCAAGGCAAAGGGTATCGAGATGCGTGACTGGGGCACGGCGGCAGTAACCGCGATCATGATCGCGACGGCGGGACCGGCGCTTGGTCAAGCGATGAACGGGTCGGAAGGCGAAGCATTCCTTACCGCCGTCAAGGAGGGCGATGCCAGCAAGGCCTTGCCGATGATCGACAGTAGCGGCGGTCGGATCGTCAACTTTCGCGGGTTCGCGGGCGACACCGCGCTGCACATCGCAACGCGCCAGCGGGAGACCGATTGGGTCGGCCACTTGCTGGGCAAGGGCGCCGACCCGAACATTGGCGATCGTAATGGTGATACGCCGATGATCCTCGCGGCGCGGATTGGCATGTCCGACGCGGTCGGATGGATGCTGGCGCGCAACGCGCGGGTCGACACGGCCAACAAGCGCGGAGAGACCGCCTTAATCGTGGCGGTTCAGGCGCGGCAGCCGGATATCGTCGAAATGCTGCTCGAAGCGGGTGCCGACGCCGACAAGTCCGATTTCGCCGCCGGTTATTCGGCGCGCGACTACGCCAAGCGCGACAGCCGCAATCCGCGGATCCTAAAGCT
- a CDS encoding YcgN family cysteine cluster protein — protein MNSAKPFWEKPLASLDRGEWEALCDGCGRCCLHKLEDEDTGQLYATNVACKLLDRRQGQCTDYSNRKKLVSDCVQLTPGKVDGLEWLPSTCAYRLRADGEPLPEWHYLVSGSRETVHQAGQSTRGWTVSELDAGELEYHLVDRPL, from the coding sequence ATGAATAGCGCAAAACCCTTTTGGGAAAAGCCCTTGGCCTCGCTCGACCGTGGGGAGTGGGAAGCGCTGTGCGACGGCTGCGGCCGCTGCTGCCTCCACAAGCTCGAAGACGAGGACACTGGACAGCTCTACGCGACCAACGTGGCGTGCAAGCTGCTCGACCGGCGACAGGGGCAGTGCACCGATTATTCGAACCGCAAGAAGCTGGTCAGCGATTGTGTGCAACTGACCCCCGGCAAGGTCGACGGCCTCGAATGGTTGCCCTCGACCTGTGCCTATCGCCTTCGCGCCGACGGCGAGCCGCTTCCCGAATGGCATTACCTCGTCTCCGGCAGCCGCGAGACGGTACACCAGGCGGGACAGTCGACCCGCGGCTGGACCGTCAGCGAGCTCGACGCGGGCGAGCTGGAATATCACCTTGTCGATCGCCCGCTCTGA
- a CDS encoding M48 family metallopeptidase produces MSIARSEALTVDGLAWPVEIRPHPRARMLRLRLDEARECLTLTCPKRTSRRAALDWARRQSDWVDAQIARLAPSEPFVPGVSILVEGREVQLHWDAQAPRTARLVENRMICGGEPASFAARIERHLRSLARERLSEETAAAAKRAGVTISSVSVGDAGTRWGSCSASGSIRYNWRLVMAPPAILRWVVAHEVAHRLHMNHGAAFREAEAALFDGDVATVRAELRALSPRLKRLGRGR; encoded by the coding sequence TTGTCGATCGCCCGCTCTGAGGCGCTGACGGTCGACGGGCTGGCGTGGCCGGTCGAAATCCGGCCCCATCCGCGCGCACGAATGCTCCGCCTTCGCCTCGACGAAGCGCGCGAGTGCCTGACGCTGACCTGCCCGAAACGCACCAGCCGGCGCGCCGCGTTGGACTGGGCGCGTCGCCAGTCGGACTGGGTCGACGCGCAGATCGCGAGACTGGCGCCGAGCGAGCCGTTCGTCCCCGGCGTCTCGATTCTGGTCGAAGGGCGCGAGGTGCAGCTTCACTGGGACGCGCAGGCGCCACGAACCGCCCGCCTTGTCGAAAACCGGATGATCTGCGGCGGCGAGCCCGCCTCGTTCGCCGCGCGGATCGAGCGGCACCTGCGGAGCCTGGCGCGCGAACGATTGAGCGAGGAAACCGCCGCCGCGGCAAAACGCGCGGGCGTGACGATCTCATCGGTCAGCGTCGGTGACGCCGGCACGCGCTGGGGAAGTTGCTCGGCCAGCGGCTCGATCCGCTACAATTGGCGGCTGGTGATGGCGCCGCCTGCCATTCTGCGATGGGTGGTCGCGCACGAGGTCGCGCATCGGCTTCACATGAATCACGGAGCGGCGTTTCGCGAGGCCGAAGCGGCATTGTTCGACGGCGATGTAGCGACGGTGCGCGCCGAATTACGTGCCCTGAGCCCCCGGCTCAAACGGCTCGGGCGGGGGCGCTGA
- a CDS encoding transglycosylase domain-containing protein has translation MARATPSSFKAMALTAFKWGLGFAVAGLVALIIAVVIAMMSLPDYRQLTRRSDLGQMVRVRAADGSLLVSLGPTFGRWLPYDEIPATMRSAMIAVEDRRFRSHLGVDPIGMARSVKVRFDTGQWRQGGSTITQQLARNIFLTNSRTFGRKIREAVLALALERKFSKDQILELYLNRVYFGGGAYGIDAASRTFYGHGGENLTLGEAAIIAGLVKAPSNYSPTADVEAARGRAGVVLDSMVRNGFLPASAAASVDPAEIRVQPATKQNSVRYFTDWALPQLDTLIDETSEPIDVFTTLDPGMQTAANRAVNANTPRGAQGALVAVDRDGAVRAMIGGRDYVDSIYNRATQAERQPGSAWKLFVYLAALESGMKPTDTVVDEPVTINGWTPRNSTRTNLGPITLREAFSRSINTVSAKIGDALGFGTIADMARRFGISGTISTYPSMVLGTSDVRLIDMTRAFAAVQNRGVSVMPYAIRRVVTADGQLLYQHQATEERVLVAPWVAAGMTDLLQSAVLSGTGRAAAIGRPVAGKTGTTTSNKDGWFIGFSSGLTTGVWMGRDDARTVAGLQGGTAPARAFSDFMKVAVAKRPVESFETEAPLPDWQLEPDEEAWGLNLEDEAPMMVDADGNPIGPAPADPLAPGSAPPTPEQGQVDQQWLDEVLDRPRPAQPSPPPPSAPPPEPFEPGAQGT, from the coding sequence ATGGCCCGCGCGACCCCGAGCAGCTTCAAGGCGATGGCGCTGACCGCATTCAAATGGGGTCTGGGTTTTGCCGTCGCCGGACTGGTCGCGCTGATCATCGCGGTCGTGATCGCGATGATGTCGCTCCCCGACTATCGCCAACTCACGCGCCGCTCCGACCTTGGCCAGATGGTTCGCGTTCGCGCCGCCGACGGGTCGCTACTCGTGTCACTGGGGCCGACGTTCGGCCGCTGGCTCCCCTACGACGAGATCCCCGCGACGATGCGGTCGGCGATGATCGCGGTCGAGGATCGCCGCTTCCGGAGCCACCTTGGCGTCGACCCGATCGGCATGGCGCGGTCGGTCAAGGTGCGGTTCGACACCGGCCAATGGCGTCAGGGCGGATCGACGATCACGCAGCAGCTGGCGCGCAACATCTTCCTGACCAACAGCCGCACCTTCGGCCGCAAAATCCGCGAGGCGGTGCTCGCGCTCGCGCTCGAGCGCAAATTCTCGAAGGACCAGATCCTCGAACTCTACCTCAATCGCGTCTATTTCGGCGGCGGCGCCTACGGCATCGATGCTGCCAGCCGCACCTTCTACGGACATGGCGGCGAGAATCTTACGCTCGGCGAGGCGGCGATCATTGCCGGCCTGGTCAAGGCGCCGTCCAACTATTCGCCCACCGCCGATGTGGAAGCTGCCCGCGGCCGTGCGGGGGTGGTGCTCGATTCGATGGTGCGCAACGGCTTCCTGCCCGCGTCGGCAGCCGCGTCAGTCGACCCTGCCGAAATCCGGGTTCAGCCCGCCACCAAACAGAACAGCGTCCGGTATTTTACCGATTGGGCGCTCCCGCAGCTCGACACGCTCATCGACGAGACCAGCGAGCCGATCGACGTGTTCACCACGCTCGACCCCGGAATGCAGACCGCCGCCAATCGCGCGGTGAACGCCAACACGCCGCGCGGCGCGCAGGGAGCGCTGGTTGCGGTCGATCGCGATGGGGCGGTGCGCGCGATGATCGGCGGGCGCGATTATGTCGATTCGATCTACAACCGCGCGACCCAGGCGGAGCGTCAGCCGGGATCGGCGTGGAAGCTGTTCGTCTATCTCGCCGCGCTCGAATCGGGGATGAAGCCGACCGACACGGTCGTCGACGAACCGGTGACGATCAACGGCTGGACCCCGCGCAATTCCACCCGCACTAATCTTGGCCCGATCACGCTGCGCGAGGCATTTTCGCGGTCGATCAACACCGTCAGCGCGAAGATCGGCGATGCCTTGGGGTTCGGGACGATCGCCGACATGGCGCGCCGGTTTGGCATTTCAGGCACCATCTCGACCTATCCGTCGATGGTGTTGGGGACCAGCGACGTTCGCCTGATCGACATGACCCGCGCCTTTGCGGCGGTACAGAACCGCGGCGTCAGCGTGATGCCCTACGCGATCCGCCGCGTCGTCACCGCCGACGGGCAATTGCTCTACCAGCACCAGGCGACCGAGGAGCGCGTGCTCGTCGCGCCGTGGGTTGCGGCGGGAATGACCGACCTTCTGCAATCGGCAGTGCTGTCCGGGACGGGCCGTGCCGCCGCCATCGGGCGACCGGTCGCAGGCAAGACCGGGACGACCACGTCGAACAAGGACGGCTGGTTCATCGGCTTTTCAAGCGGGCTGACGACCGGGGTGTGGATGGGGCGCGACGACGCGCGCACCGTTGCCGGCCTCCAGGGCGGAACCGCCCCGGCCCGCGCCTTCTCCGATTTCATGAAGGTTGCGGTGGCCAAGCGCCCGGTCGAATCCTTCGAGACCGAGGCGCCGCTGCCCGATTGGCAGCTCGAACCCGACGAAGAGGCATGGGGCCTCAATCTGGAAGACGAGGCGCCGATGATGGTCGACGCCGACGGCAATCCGATCGGTCCTGCGCCGGCCGATCCGCTCGCCCCGGGCTCGGCGCCTCCGACCCCCGAGCAGGGACAGGTCGACCAGCAATGGCTCGATGAAGTTCTCGATCGGCCGCGACCGGCACAGCCGAGCCCGCCGCCGCCCTCAGCGCCCCCGCCCGAGCCGTTTGAGCCGGGGGCTCAGGGCACGTAA
- the msrB gene encoding peptide-methionine (R)-S-oxide reductase MsrB, producing the protein MTDQRRTDADWRASLSPEQYRILREAGTEAPFTGELLNNKGEGTYRCAACGEPLFGSDTKYDSGSGWPSFTAPIEGDAVEEKTDHSHGMSRTEVRCAKCEGHLGHVFPDGPGETGLRYCINSASLDFDDQKSDHAEEDEEVSTARDA; encoded by the coding sequence ATGACCGATCAACGCCGAACCGACGCCGACTGGCGCGCGTCCCTGAGCCCCGAACAATATCGAATCCTGCGCGAAGCGGGCACCGAAGCGCCGTTCACCGGCGAATTGCTCAACAACAAGGGTGAGGGCACCTACCGATGTGCCGCGTGCGGCGAGCCGCTGTTCGGCAGCGACACCAAATATGACAGCGGCTCGGGCTGGCCGAGCTTCACCGCGCCGATCGAAGGCGATGCGGTGGAGGAAAAGACCGACCACAGCCATGGCATGAGCCGCACCGAAGTCCGCTGCGCGAAATGCGAAGGCCATCTGGGCCATGTATTTCCCGACGGACCGGGCGAAACCGGGCTCCGCTATTGCATCAACAGCGCGTCGCTCGACTTCGACGACCAGAAGAGCGATCACGCCGAAGAAGACGAAGAAGTTTCGACCGCGCGCGACGCGTGA
- a CDS encoding DUF4402 domain-containing protein, with the protein MGLQLAPFVLATLFATGLATPAASQSVLAPCRLCSVDPAKQSSGNETAVRLDVETTLDFDRLILSGSGAGMAELGPDGARSVGGSIQAIGARAMVGQVVIRGEPGRHVRIGLPDQIVLHGLSGGTIQLESIRTDLIAAPRLGANGTLTFRFGGILKIDGDSDGEFRGDVPIDVEYF; encoded by the coding sequence ATGGGCCTCCAACTTGCCCCTTTCGTCCTCGCGACCTTATTCGCGACGGGACTTGCAACGCCGGCGGCTTCGCAATCGGTGCTGGCCCCCTGCCGCCTCTGTTCGGTCGATCCCGCCAAGCAAAGCAGCGGAAACGAAACTGCGGTTCGTCTCGACGTGGAAACGACGCTAGACTTCGACCGCCTGATCCTCAGCGGCAGCGGCGCGGGCATGGCGGAACTCGGTCCGGACGGCGCGCGCAGCGTCGGGGGATCGATCCAGGCGATCGGCGCGCGGGCGATGGTCGGCCAGGTCGTCATTCGCGGGGAGCCGGGCCGCCATGTCCGGATCGGACTGCCCGACCAGATCGTGCTGCACGGCCTGTCCGGCGGGACGATCCAACTCGAATCGATTCGCACCGACCTGATCGCGGCGCCGCGCCTCGGTGCGAACGGCACGCTGACCTTCCGATTCGGCGGAATCCTGAAGATCGACGGCGACAGCGACGGCGAATTTCGCGGCGACGTGCCGATCGACGTCGAATATTTCTAA
- a CDS encoding DUF4402 domain-containing protein, producing the protein MNKFTLAALAATAALVATPALAAPTSANPKATATAKIVKPLTLTAARNLNFGTILVGTLAAPQTVSISQAGVLSGCTGALTCSGTVSSADYNVTGTKSMTVNIAAVASDLTNTTSGNNEKLVFTPNAPTTHTLANSGAPGSNFQVGGAITLTSTTVDGLYVGNIEVTVDY; encoded by the coding sequence ATGAACAAGTTCACTCTGGCGGCGCTCGCCGCGACCGCAGCGCTCGTCGCCACCCCGGCGCTGGCTGCTCCGACTTCGGCCAATCCGAAGGCGACCGCGACCGCGAAGATCGTCAAGCCGCTGACGCTGACCGCCGCGCGCAACCTCAACTTCGGCACGATCCTGGTCGGCACGCTCGCCGCGCCGCAGACCGTTTCGATCAGCCAGGCAGGCGTCCTGTCGGGCTGCACCGGCGCGCTCACCTGCTCGGGCACCGTCTCATCGGCCGACTATAACGTCACCGGCACCAAGTCGATGACCGTCAACATCGCCGCCGTCGCATCGGACCTGACGAACACGACTTCGGGCAACAACGAGAAGCTCGTCTTCACGCCGAACGCGCCGACGACGCACACGCTCGCCAACTCGGGCGCGCCGGGCAGCAACTTCCAGGTCGGCGGCGCGATCACGCTGACCTCGACCACGGTCGACGGCCTCTATGTCGGCAACATCGAAGTCACCGTCGACTATTAA
- a CDS encoding molecular chaperone produces MRLSILPLLARATLLAPALLLAAPAANAGVGDLLVAPTRIVLDGRRGTEVILNNIGDEVATYRISVELRRMTPDGRLTDVTAPSDGEKAAQEMILFAPRRVTLPPNQPQAIRLSARAPQGLADGEYRAHLLFRAVPPPRAAAAPGAKVEGVAFQLTPIYGVTIPVIVRLGNLEAKAGIANVRKVVEDGQPAVAVDLSRSGKRSTFGEVRVLKAGVSDPIAVVRGVAVYTELDSRSVSVPIDPKYAAQANGAVTVQYIEPTDTGPVTIAETSAVLR; encoded by the coding sequence ATGCGTCTCTCGATCCTTCCCCTGCTCGCCCGTGCAACGCTGCTCGCGCCCGCGTTGCTGCTTGCGGCTCCGGCGGCGAACGCCGGCGTTGGGGACCTGCTGGTCGCGCCGACCCGGATCGTGCTCGACGGGCGCCGCGGGACCGAGGTCATCCTCAACAATATCGGCGATGAGGTCGCAACCTACCGCATTTCGGTCGAGCTTCGCCGCATGACCCCCGACGGGCGCCTGACCGACGTGACCGCGCCTTCGGATGGCGAGAAAGCGGCGCAGGAGATGATCCTGTTCGCCCCGCGCCGCGTCACTTTGCCGCCGAATCAGCCGCAGGCGATCCGGCTGTCGGCGCGCGCCCCGCAGGGACTGGCCGATGGCGAATATCGCGCGCACCTGTTGTTTCGCGCCGTGCCGCCGCCCCGCGCTGCCGCTGCGCCGGGCGCAAAAGTCGAAGGCGTCGCCTTCCAGCTGACCCCGATCTACGGGGTCACCATCCCGGTCATCGTCCGCCTCGGCAATCTCGAGGCCAAGGCCGGCATCGCCAATGTCCGCAAGGTGGTCGAAGATGGCCAGCCCGCGGTCGCGGTCGATCTCAGCCGGTCGGGCAAGCGCTCGACTTTCGGCGAAGTGCGCGTGCTGAAAGCCGGCGTCTCGGACCCGATCGCGGTCGTCCGCGGCGTCGCGGTCTACACCGAACTCGATTCGCGGTCAGTGTCGGTGCCGATCGATCCCAAATATGCTGCGCAGGCCAACGGCGCGGTGACCGTCCAATATATCGAGCCGACCGATACCGGTCCGGTGACCATCGCCGAAACCAGCGCGGTCCTGCGCTAG
- a CDS encoding carboxypeptidase regulatory-like domain-containing protein — MNRPQGLVRGALASMALAAAGAVAAWAATPVTPGWTADPETQYLLDVNIRQLRLGDGVRAYQTPEGTCVVLGDFLTTLDVPMKIDLAAKHASGWAFREDHKIDINVAAGTVRFGSVQEKLSPYSVRETPEGWCVDSAALGRWFKLGITAVPSGSILLLESEAKLPIELLREREARAARIRPASMPLEGAPRVKLPYRMWRAPALDFIVSAGVTYNAGTGTKVDRGASVLAAGEIANLSYDAALATDNRGKPRSLRLRAYRSEPDGGLLGPLNATHFAVGDVQGLTSRLVPGLTGRGAEVTNRPLYNPVAFDRTRFEGELPPGWDAELYRNGELLAFSRSTGANRYQFDDVSLVYGDNRFEIILYGPQGQQRSRLESINVGDNQVPAGKTWYWAGASQPGKSLLGKMLGEDGTTTPLARNGPADFRQPDLQAAVQVEHGLDKRTSVGVLATMLLDGEERLTFVEGSIRRSIGPALVETAVARDSRGGTAVRAQALGRIGSVSVSADALMANDFTLNGRRQQHYRDARLSLDAPIKLGQRRIAAHADVRMIEEGKGNRSLEAAGRLSTNFNGFNLSGQARWQRDIGSSDARPDQVDLSLIGTGRIGEVRVRGEAVFDAAPQRRFKATELSGYWSASENADWEGAVGYDASVKRGRARVSHIRRFNAVAAAASIEAGTDGSVAAGINLNFSLDASAGGFRPTSQRLASTGAVEARIYRDLNDNGVRDSAEPWEKGASITTGQRVSDAVSDDEGRVRVAGLAPFPAACRGDRHLDAVRSLARAAQGAPADRPASGRRRDDRDRARGGGRHRRDAGARRRARVRRTRCRVGRRGGQGRRGIAQRL; from the coding sequence ATGAACCGGCCGCAAGGCCTGGTGCGCGGCGCTCTTGCGTCGATGGCGCTCGCCGCGGCGGGCGCTGTCGCTGCGTGGGCGGCCACGCCGGTGACGCCAGGCTGGACCGCCGACCCCGAGACCCAATATCTGCTCGACGTCAACATTCGCCAATTGCGCCTTGGCGACGGAGTGCGCGCCTATCAGACGCCCGAAGGCACTTGCGTCGTCCTTGGCGACTTCCTGACGACGCTCGACGTGCCGATGAAGATCGACCTCGCCGCCAAGCACGCAAGCGGCTGGGCGTTCCGCGAAGATCACAAGATCGATATCAACGTCGCTGCCGGAACGGTTCGCTTCGGAAGTGTGCAGGAAAAGCTTTCTCCCTACAGCGTCCGCGAAACACCCGAAGGTTGGTGCGTCGACAGCGCGGCGTTGGGCCGTTGGTTCAAGCTTGGGATCACGGCGGTGCCGTCGGGCTCGATCCTGCTGCTCGAATCGGAGGCCAAGCTTCCGATCGAGCTGCTGCGCGAGCGGGAGGCCCGCGCCGCCCGGATCAGGCCCGCATCGATGCCGCTCGAAGGCGCGCCGCGGGTCAAGCTCCCCTATCGAATGTGGCGAGCGCCCGCGCTCGACTTCATCGTCAGCGCCGGCGTCACATACAATGCCGGCACCGGGACCAAGGTCGATCGCGGCGCGTCAGTGCTCGCGGCGGGCGAAATCGCCAATCTCAGCTACGACGCGGCACTGGCGACCGACAATCGCGGAAAACCGCGCTCGCTCCGCCTTCGCGCTTATCGCTCCGAACCCGATGGCGGCCTGCTTGGACCACTCAACGCCACCCATTTCGCGGTCGGTGACGTGCAAGGCCTCACCAGCCGACTCGTTCCAGGCCTGACCGGGCGTGGCGCAGAGGTCACCAACCGCCCGCTGTACAACCCGGTCGCCTTCGACCGCACCCGCTTCGAGGGCGAACTCCCGCCCGGTTGGGACGCCGAACTTTACCGCAACGGTGAATTGCTCGCCTTTAGTCGCTCGACCGGCGCCAATCGCTATCAGTTCGACGACGTGTCGCTCGTCTATGGCGACAATCGGTTCGAAATCATCCTCTACGGTCCGCAGGGACAGCAGCGCAGCCGGCTCGAATCGATCAACGTCGGTGACAATCAGGTGCCGGCGGGAAAGACCTGGTATTGGGCGGGGGCCAGCCAGCCCGGCAAGAGTCTGCTCGGCAAAATGCTGGGCGAGGACGGCACCACGACGCCGCTGGCCCGCAATGGACCCGCCGACTTCCGCCAGCCCGATCTCCAGGCCGCGGTGCAGGTCGAGCATGGCCTCGACAAGCGCACCTCGGTCGGCGTGCTCGCGACGATGTTGCTCGACGGGGAAGAGCGGCTGACCTTCGTCGAAGGCTCGATCCGACGATCGATCGGACCGGCACTGGTCGAAACCGCCGTCGCGAGGGACAGCCGCGGCGGCACTGCCGTGCGTGCGCAGGCGCTTGGGCGGATCGGATCGGTTAGCGTCAGCGCCGATGCGCTGATGGCGAACGACTTCACGCTCAACGGCCGCCGCCAGCAGCATTATCGCGACGCGCGGCTGTCGCTCGACGCGCCGATCAAGCTCGGCCAGCGGCGGATCGCCGCGCATGCCGACGTTCGGATGATCGAGGAAGGAAAGGGCAATCGCTCGCTCGAAGCAGCGGGGCGGCTGTCGACCAACTTCAATGGCTTTAACTTGTCCGGCCAGGCACGCTGGCAGCGCGACATCGGCTCGTCCGACGCGAGGCCCGACCAGGTCGACCTGTCGCTGATCGGGACCGGCCGGATCGGCGAAGTTCGTGTTCGCGGTGAAGCCGTGTTCGACGCGGCGCCGCAGCGACGTTTCAAGGCGACCGAGCTGTCAGGCTATTGGTCCGCTTCGGAAAATGCCGATTGGGAAGGCGCGGTGGGGTATGACGCGTCGGTCAAACGCGGCCGCGCGCGCGTCTCGCATATCCGCCGCTTCAACGCGGTGGCAGCAGCAGCGTCGATCGAGGCGGGAACCGACGGCAGCGTCGCCGCGGGGATCAACCTCAACTTCTCGCTCGACGCGAGTGCTGGCGGCTTCCGCCCGACCAGCCAGCGACTGGCGAGCACCGGCGCGGTCGAGGCGCGGATCTATCGCGACCTTAACGACAATGGCGTCCGCGATTCGGCCGAACCGTGGGAAAAGGGCGCGAGCATCACCACCGGACAGCGCGTCTCGGACGCAGTCAGCGACGATGAAGGCCGCGTGCGGGTCGCGGGGCTCGCGCCATTTCCAGCCGCTTGCCGTGGGGATCGACACCTCGACGCTGTCCGATCCCTCGCTCGCGCCGCGCAAGGCGCTCCAGCGGATCGTCCCGCGTCCGGGCGTCGCCGCGACGATCGAGATCGGGCTCGTGGGGGCGGGCGACATCGAAGGGATGCTGGTGCGCGACGACGGGCGCGGGTTCGAAGGACTCGATGTCGAGTTGGTCGACGCGGCGGGCAAGGTCGTCGCGGCATCGCGCAGCGACTATGA
- a CDS encoding zinc-ribbon domain-containing protein, giving the protein MILTCPACGTKYVVKDGAVPPGGRQVRCAACKNSWHQDPEPVAAIDPAPPVDVPVAEDIGGGPPVPGAVGEPDTDTTAEVPAEAEAHGMIAETPEPYDRWSDPVPPEPATDPVEADPAPPARDALPFAPPAYEREPAPPPAPAAEEEYIGYLDPYEDEERPRRRWPWAILLVFLIALAAVAFWYLAPTEWKARAGIAQAGTSPLLLMITTKDRQQLESGNELVVISGRVINPTDQSQNVPPIQAELRNKESKAVIHRWTIAPPTQQLAPRASANFNSAKTDVPEGGDELTISLGNAPATGV; this is encoded by the coding sequence ATGATCCTGACCTGCCCCGCATGCGGCACCAAATATGTCGTCAAGGACGGCGCCGTCCCGCCGGGCGGCCGCCAGGTCCGCTGCGCCGCGTGCAAGAACAGCTGGCACCAGGATCCCGAGCCTGTCGCCGCGATCGATCCGGCCCCGCCAGTCGATGTCCCCGTCGCCGAGGATATCGGCGGTGGCCCGCCCGTTCCCGGGGCCGTCGGCGAGCCCGATACGGACACGACGGCCGAGGTGCCCGCGGAGGCCGAAGCGCACGGCATGATCGCCGAGACGCCGGAGCCCTACGATCGCTGGTCGGACCCAGTCCCGCCCGAACCGGCGACCGATCCCGTCGAAGCCGATCCCGCGCCGCCCGCCCGCGACGCTCTGCCCTTTGCGCCGCCGGCGTATGAGCGGGAGCCTGCTCCGCCGCCCGCGCCCGCGGCCGAGGAAGAATATATCGGCTATCTCGATCCGTACGAGGACGAGGAGCGCCCGCGGCGCCGTTGGCCGTGGGCGATCTTGCTGGTTTTCCTGATCGCGCTCGCCGCGGTCGCCTTCTGGTATTTGGCTCCGACCGAATGGAAGGCTCGTGCGGGCATCGCGCAGGCGGGAACGAGCCCCTTGCTCCTCATGATCACCACGAAGGATCGTCAGCAGCTCGAAAGCGGTAACGAGCTCGTCGTCATCAGCGGACGGGTCATCAATCCGACCGATCAGTCGCAGAATGTCCCGCCGATCCAGGCCGAGCTACGCAACAAGGAGTCGAAGGCGGTCATCCATCGCTGGACGATCGCCCCGCCGACGCAGCAACTGGCGCCGCGGGCGAGCGCGAACTTCAACAGCGCGAAGACCGACGTCCCCGAAGGCGGCGACGAACTGACGATCAGCTTGGGCAACGCGCCCGCGACTGGCGTCTAA
- the ftsE gene encoding cell division ATP-binding protein FtsE: MADSIVEFDSVGLRYGTGAEVLRDLDFRLSAGGFYFLTGPSGAGKTSLLKLLYLDQRPTRGRLSLFGEELGEASRDVLPLYRRRIGVVFQDFRLIRHLSAFDNIALPLRIAGADETSVEGPVREMLAWVGLADRASARPPTLSGGEQQRVAIARAVIAQPELIIADEPTGNVDAGMAERILHLLTAMNRLGTTVIVATHDLGLIAATPGAQLIRLENGRLIDPTGSLRHPPQASAHREARA; this comes from the coding sequence TTGGCCGACAGCATCGTCGAATTTGACTCGGTCGGCCTGCGCTACGGCACGGGCGCCGAGGTGTTGCGCGACCTCGACTTTCGGCTGTCGGCGGGCGGATTCTACTTCCTGACCGGCCCGTCGGGCGCGGGCAAGACCTCGCTTCTCAAGCTCCTCTACCTCGACCAGCGGCCGACACGCGGGCGATTGAGCCTGTTCGGCGAGGAGCTGGGCGAGGCGTCGCGCGACGTGCTGCCCCTCTATCGCCGCCGCATCGGCGTGGTGTTCCAGGACTTCCGGCTGATCCGGCACCTGTCCGCCTTCGACAATATCGCGCTTCCGCTTCGCATCGCCGGCGCCGACGAGACCTCGGTCGAGGGGCCGGTCCGCGAAATGCTGGCCTGGGTCGGACTGGCCGATCGCGCCAGCGCGCGCCCGCCGACCCTGTCGGGCGGGGAACAGCAGCGGGTGGCGATCGCGCGAGCGGTCATTGCCCAGCCCGAACTGATCATCGCCGACGAACCGACCGGCAATGTCGACGCCGGCATGGCCGAGCGTATCCTTCACTTGCTGACCGCGATGAACCGCCTCGGGACGACGGTCATCGTCGCGACCCACGACCTCGGCCTGATCGCCGCAACGCCGGGCGCGCAGCTGATCCGGCTGGAAAACGGGCGGTTGATCGATCCGACCGGCTCGCTTCGCCACCCGCCGCAAGCCTCGGCGCACCGTGAGGCGCGCGCGTGA